A DNA window from Castanea sativa cultivar Marrone di Chiusa Pesio chromosome 7, ASM4071231v1 contains the following coding sequences:
- the LOC142644201 gene encoding uncharacterized protein LOC142644201 — protein sequence MGVRHHGSVPNSGEVAEVLGGWYGISRVLVSDDGKQFDNDTFRDFCSQLGIKNYYSSPAHLQANGQVEVTNRTTARTPTGETPFRLAYGSEALIPAEVGLTSYCVKNYDKSKNDKALRLQLDLVDEVRATAAQRLARYQDLMAKHYNSRVRHRDFQVGDLVLRKVLGAAKDASQGKLGPNWEGLYRIISWHRKGTYYLETLNEKKLSQPWNMEHLKKYYQ from the exons atgggggttagacatcatgggtccgttCCCAACAGCGGTGAGGTagctgaagttcttggtggttg GTATGGAATTTCGAGGGTGCTCGTTTCGGACGATGGgaaacaattcgacaacgacacattccgagacttttgttccCAGCTTGGGATTAAGAATTACTACTCGTCACCCGCTCACCTTCAGGCCAACggacaggttgaagtcacgaaccg GACAACGGCGAGAACACCGACAGGGGAAACACCGTTTCGTTTGGCATATGGCAGTGAGGCTCTCATACCGGCAGAGGTAGGGTTAACAAGCTACTGTGTGAAGAACTACGACAAGAGCAAGAATGACAAAGCTTTGCGTTTACAGCTTGACCTTGTGGACGAAGTCAGGGCTACAGCTGCACAGAGATTAGCACGATACCAAGActtgatggcaaaacattacaactctagGGTTAGGCACAGGGATTTCCAGGTGGGAGATCTAGTCCTAAGAAAAGTGCTCGGCGCTGCAAAGGATGCCTCCCAAGGGaaactgggtcctaactgggaggGACTATACAGgatcatttcatggcataggaagggaacgtactacttggagacactAAACGAAAAAAAGCTAAGTCAACCATGGAACATGGAACAcctgaagaaatactaccagtaa